CACTATTTCCTGTTCAAGAAATAATTCCTCAATTTAATTTATGCAGTAGAACATTCATGCATTCACAATtcacaatataaacagatattaaaaaaaaatgtcctcccTCTCAATATCACAACTGccaatttgtgtattttgtatgaCTCACGTGGCCTAAAATCTGGTATGTTTGGTGCACCTGACAGCGCCTACAGCCTGGAGGCGGTAGCATCAGTGTCTAcagagaaaaagtcaaaaagatTTTTGAGCGGATCCCAGCCAACCCTCCTGTTGAAGCTCCCAGGCCTGGCCGCTGCAGGACCTGTGCTTTGGTGGGAAATTCCATTAATTTGTTAGGATCACATTACGGACCTCTCATAGATTTCCAGGACTACGTCATAAGGTAAATAAGTTGaaacaaacatgaattattAAGTCAAAGACTCCTTACAAAGACATTGACTCATGAAATCCATCTCTTTGTACCATTTAGAATTAACAAGGGTCAGACCAAAGGCTTTGAAGCAGATGTTGGGAACAGAACGACTCATCGTGTCATGTATCCAAACAGTGCTTCTCAGTTAGATAACACCACTCATCCAGTGCTGTTCGCATTCAAGATACAGGATCTTCAATGGATTATAAAGAACCTCAGCACACAACAGTCTGGACAGTAagtcatgtttttcattttcagttctAATTCAGATGATACGGTTTGTCTTCTATAGCTGGCGTTACAGCCTAATAAAGTCCCCCAGCAGTACAGAGGgaggagttgtgtttcatttgtggTGTGATGACTAGTAAATCCATCATTTCAATGACTCCTACTAGCTTTGCTTATTTCTCTGCATTCCCACCATGAGTGACCGCACGAGTGAGGTTTGACTTCACCTGAGTACTCTCCATTAAAGCAAATACACAACAAGCGTCCGTCACATCTGACCATCAGTTGTGAAAAGTTGTGAAAGTAATAGTTGGATAATAAAGCCTATGCAGGAAAATTGCaaaattgtatttctttaaaaagtctACAGAGTTATATGATAAATAAGACAGgggttcatttaaaatgttttgcagCATTACTTACATCCAATCAATAGATGTCTGACATTTCATTTCTATCAACATGTGCAAAGAAAATCCTTATTCAACAAGGATTTGGTGAGTCtcatttttttatatgaatTCAACAATAAATGTTATGAATTCCAAAATATATGGTTGATAAAATACATTGAAAGACCAAATCTGATTTCATAACAGGCGATGGTCCTTAACCCAGCTTTCATGAGGAATATTCATGACGTGTGGCTGAAGAAGAAAGGCTACTGTCCCTCCACCGGCTTCTTGGCTTTGGTTCTTGTCCTGCACATCTGTGACGAGGCAagtcccttttttaaatgatgtgaatGTCGTTACACTCTCGTGATTGACAAGTAGACACCAATTCTGATGATGGACAAATCAcgtaattagttggaatgcttcaagcattccaagtattgttcttctaatctttattccgcctttttcatcttcttattcttctatttcttccgccgcacctttcaactccttcacactttcagctattaagaccattcaaatattaaaatgttcagctccttcaggggaggtgggctatgactcttcagctttttagctcttataattgaattaatataaattaaaatcatcaacctttttgacatggtttccaatggattaaattttcaaatcctttcaaaacttaagtcttaacaattttataaaaaaaacaacttgttgatatctattatacttttttcataatcactaattatgtttcactagttttggggtttctttcgaatttagagtggagttttccggattgtcccgcgatttagagtgaacgccgtgtcaggattcagtaaaaaaaaagaggcacttttatctttacggccacaatattcacttttcagccttcatttaaaaagtgctggttggactcgtataagtttggaatctcagagttatttactttttgcgtgaggagcctgattatgagacaaagtctgccccgagccccataagcttccacacaaatctgccgacattaaaaaaaaaaccacacagacggtacactttttgtaaacggctgtttgagcagttttaaaacacacagagacataaaaacaacactcatgcgttcggtagagtcttgggtctctaaaaatgccattattttttggctaccccaaatagttttgctccaggaagcatttgtttgaggtgtggattttgtctaaatctcttccctctcttagctgtgagctcattagcgaccagctggtaatcgatggccataaagatgtagctcagggacgtgcaggtttaaccgtggttagataactatgaggggccgtttaggacttaactactgagacactctcacacacactactgagacactctcacacactctactgagacactcaacactcacacacactactgagacacactcacacacactactgagacactctcacacacactactgagacacactcacacactctactgagacactcaacactcacacacactactgagacacactcacacacactactgagacactctcacacacactactgagacacactcacacacactactgagacactctcacacacactactgagacactctcacacactctactgagacactcaacactcacacacactactgagacactctcacacacactactgagacactcgcacacacactactgagacacactcacacacactactgagacactctcacacacactactgagacacactcacacacactactgagacactctcacacacactactgagacactctcacacactctactgagacactcaacactcacacacactactgagacactctcacacacactactgagacactctcacacacactactgagacactcgcacacacactactgagacactctcacacacactattgagacactctcatacacactattgagacactctcacacacactactgagacactctcatacacactattaagacactctcacacacactactgagacactctcatacacactattgagacactcagacagcatctcactatacaacatgagagcatctcagtatacagtgttagagcatctcagtatacagtgtgagagaatctcagttacaccgtaaggtggaagcaaagagcgctgattttgaacttgtattagggggatgttggaccgtccggatttgcaatgccctgacgcgtatttgtcctccttttttggagttgcgctgggaaaactgtcgccccccccccctctctggccgtaacgtccgcgccacatccgctaacctgaaacgactttgacacccctgatttagagcctcatgaaatattgtccttttttatggtgttatggatatggtcaccctacattatatctacttttccgtagcggagacacgtgtggatcttacaatagaaatattcattaattaatatttggattttaatgtattatttaatcgattattatccttcgctttgaagctgatgccctgctgccggtttccatgacggtctccccacaagacctttaataaagactcgattagttttattccacaatgatagacagtacaataagcgcgcacactatggatacagtatagtttacgtatagtttattaaggttatgaatttaaactctgctcgcaaaatagccattaaacaaacaccagtctcagattagaggttatgaacactcatcctagttatactatcgtatatataaccgctacggaaaagtggatcgaagcggagcatttcattGAAGTCTGGCCgggaacaggctgctgtctgcggcctgagatgaggctgaccgcccggtgctggggacatcagatggtcccgttaactacgcctcacgtctccgacatcctccatggaattttttacgatggctgaatgttaacaaaccgaccgcagaaatgttgcttaaacacataatttctcgcctgaaaacgtcctaaaatgacattccgtcccttgaatatggtagtatttataaacttggacgggcgaccgcagacttcaaggcatatgaaggaagggcgtatgattggcgcattgcgctgttcaaaatcagcgctctttgcttccgccttccggtgtaactgagatgccttccggtgtaactgagattctctcacactgtatactgagatgctctcacactgtatactgagatgctctcacactgtatactgagatgctctcacactgtatactgagatgctctcatgttgtatagtgagatgctctcatgttgtatactgagatgctctcatgttgtatagtgagatgctctcatgttgtatagtgagatgctgtctgagtgtctcaatagtgtgtatgagagtgtctcagtagtgtgtgtgagagtgtcttaatagtgtgtatgagagtgtctcagtagtgtgagtgagagtgtttcaatagtgtgtatgagagtgtcccaatagtgtgtgtgagagtgtcttaATAGTGTGtataagagtgtctcagtagtgtgagtgagagtgtctcaatagtgtgtatgagagtgtcccaatagtgtgtgtgagagtgtctcagtagtgtgtgtgagagtgtctcagtagtgtgtgtgagagtgtctcagtagtgtgtgtgagagtgtctcagtagttaagtcctaaacggccctttctgttttttccaattctttcaagttcatttcaacttttctcatttctgtattttcagcctttttctattctttcagcaatgtttagaataatttcagcttgttgcattttaagtaactttttaaaattaatttcagcttttattatttctgtgatttcaaattcatagaagcttctcccatttcagtttttttgcaattgtttcatgttcatttcagcttttctcatttctgtattttcagcaatttttaaatgtatttcacctttttctattcttttagcaatgtttagaataatttcagctttttagttctgtattttgtcaaattcatagaagcttcccccatttctgttttttccaattctttcaagttcatttcagcttttttcatttctgtattttcagcaatttttaaatgtatttcacctttttctattctttaagcaatgtttggaataatttcagcttgtttcatttctgtactttaagcaactttttgaaattaatttcagctttctgcattccaacgcattttctgcaggaaatgcattttctagtcttTTGTTATTAGCGAGATTTAATAAATCTTTAATTTCATCTTCTGATTCTAAAATTTCTTACTCATGTTTTCCCAGGTCCATGTGTTTGGTTTTGGAGCAGATAGGAACGGAAACTGGAGTCATTACTGGGAAAGACTCGCTAACAGAAGACTAAGAACTGGAAGACATCCTGGAAATGTAGAGTATAAAATGATTGAGGAGCTAACCAGGCATAACGTAATCAAATTCTATAAGGGGTGGTAAAGATTATTCTTCTTCTCAGATCAACTGCGATAACAGAACTGAACTGTGGGTTGTCAGTCTTTGTGTTGATGTTGGTGTTTGTCATTGGAGGATCCCAGATATACAAACTTTTCTctgcttatttttatttattgtgtggtATTTCTGGActttaaataattaaagaaaaggtGGCCTTTGGAAAGTTCTTAGTAGAAGTGCATGAAGGTACAGTTTTTATAAGGTCATATGGCACAATTTTACAAGAAGGGTCCATTTGTATTCATACCGTATCAGTTTTGAAGATGTATGTGTTACTGTTAGTAAAAGACACGATGAAATATCAATCTAGATCTAAAGACAGGTGCTATATAGATTATATGAACAACTGAAGAGGCTGCATGACTGTGACAACGATATTCTAATGAGTAATTTAGACCAAATGTTGTGGATGAAAATGAGCCAAATGTATTCTtgcttaaataaaacaaaaaaacttaagGAAAAGGTGAAGGAAACTGGactttataaaatgtatttgttgttgcttttattgTAAGTATTATTAAggggtcttgttttattttgtagtttaataTCTCTTCTGTTCCGGGGTAACTTCACTtactgccttgtcctgtcttcccctgtgattgtttgCCGTGCCGGATTGtttccacttgtgtccaatcacctgcacctcctttgtgtatttaagccttgtgagtctcttgtctcttgtcgGGTCATTGTCTTTGGTTGTCTTCTGTCTACAGGTCTCGTCATTTTTCATGCCATGTGAGTTTATGCCGCCGTCgttgttttcaagtccaggtccccgtctttgtttttctcctccttctcgtcctttttttattggttggagtgattttcaGTTTGGTTTTCcaactattaaagtcctttattttgaatactctgcatctgagtcctccctatgaggggccgtttaggacttaactactgagacactctcacacacactactgagacactctcacacactctactgagacactctcacacacactactgagacactctcacacacactattgagacactctcatacacactattgagacactctcacacacactactgagacactctcatacacactactgagacactctcacacacactactgagacactctcacacacactagtgagacactctcatacacactagtatacgagaaacacctgggaggggtagagacaaacacttaacgagacaccggctgtgacaaTTTCTTTTTGAAGTATGAACAAACTGACAAATTGTTAATACAATATTCTTTAAGGAAAAACCTTGTGGTGTCATGATATAGCTTTACATTTGTCCTGGGCCCCATGTCcaggtcttgttttattttgtagtttcatgtctcttgtgttcctgggtaacttcacttcctgccttgtcctgtcttcctctgtgattgtctgccttgCCTGAacgtttccagctgtgtccaaccacctgcacctcccttgtgtatttaagccttgtaaGTCTCTTCTGTTGTCTCCTATTGTCTACAGTTCATTTCTTATTGTCTTCATGTACTACGTATGTagttcatgttgttttcttttgtaaagatcttggttttttccctccttccccttttttggGTGGAGTGGTATTAGAGTTTAAGTTTGgaattttgactattaaagtcctttttgtttttgtataactccgcatctgagtcctccctccttgccctcgcatgTGCCTCACACACTGTGTGATACTGTATCACACACAGTATCACACAGTGCCTCACACATTGTCTCACATATCTTACGTGTACAcagccgagcattcactgcccgacagactgtgtcacacagtgtgtgaggcacatgcgagggcaaggagggaggactcagatgcggagtgtCTCACACAGTGCCTCATAaactgtgtgagacactgtatcacacagtgcctcacacagtgtctcacataTCTTACGTGTACACCAGACGCCAcagccgagcattcactgcccgacagactgtctcacacagtgcctcatacactgtgtgagacactgtatcacacagtgcctcacacagtgtctcacataTCTTACGTGTACACCAGACGCCAcagccgagcattcactgcccgacagactgtctcacacagtgcctcatacactgtgtgagacactgtatcacacagtgcctcacacagtgtctcacatatcttacgtgtacaccacacgccacagccgagcattcactgcccgacagactgtctcacacagtgcctcatacactgtgtgagacactgtatcacacagtgcctcacacagtgtctcacataTCTTACGTGTACACCAGACGCCAcagccgagcattcactgcccgacagactgtctcacacagtgtccaCCAATATACAGATCCGCCAATACACAGATACACTACAATACACATATAATAAAACTCCTAGTTTTATATGCTCATCTACACATTcatatgtacacacatacatatgacACCGGACGTGTAGCAGCCGGGGTTCAAACTGCCAAACCTGCAGTTTTGGTGTTATTGTGCCTCCTTCTCCTGGTATGTCCATGCTCTGTGTCCCTTACTAACATCTTCCTCCTCGGTTTTTCCAGCTCAGGGGCTCTGTCTTGCATTCTCCAACCAAAGAACCATAGAGTCCTTTTCTTCAACCAGAGGCAGATGTCCTCAAGGAGCAGCTGTTCATCCTCCAGTCGCTCGCTTTTAATCCGCTCAGCACAGAGGGTTGTCTCCAGAATCCCGGTTTCTCCCTTCAGAGTCTCATACTCTGTCCTCAGAGTCTCATACTCTGTCTTCAGAGGCTCATACTTTGTCCTCATCGTCTCATACTCTGTCCCCAGAGTCTCATACTCTGTCTTTAGAGGCTCATACTCTGTCCTCAGAGTCTCATACTCTGTCCCCAGAGTCTCATACTCTGTCCTCAGAGTCTCATACTCTGTCTTCAGAGGCTCATACTCTGTCCTCAGAGTCTCATACTCCGTCTTCAGAGGCTCATATTCTGTGCTCAGAGTCTCATACTCTGTCTTACATTTCGTCTGGACCTGGGCGAGTTCGGTTGTTGCGTTTGTGAGGAGTCTTCTGCTTTCTGAGAGGCACTTCTCAAGGTCGATGTTGGTGGACTTTAGGAGATCTGCCTCCTTACTaaccaaaaggttttcctcAGAGAGCTTCTGAATTTCTGTTGAGTGCTGTTTAACCACCGTATTGACATTTTGGAGTCTCTCTTTCAGAGTGGAGATTGTTGTCTCGGTGGTCTGATGACAGGAGATTTCGAGCCCTTGTCTCTCGATGGTCTGCCGAGCCTCAAACATTTCTGCTTCATAATCTTTGGCCTTGTTCTGGAGATCTCGAAGTTTCTCCTTCAGACTAGAAATGTTTTGCCTTTGTCTCTCCATTGTCTTCTGCGCCatgttcatttctttcttgtgaAGCCTTGAGGTGATGGAGATCGTAGAGGGGGTACAAGGGGCTAAattctctttctccttcagctCTTTGTTAACGATTTGCTTTTTTCTTAACCTGAAGCAGGTTTCCTCAAGGGCTTTTCGTTCTTTATCCCATGCCTCTTTCTCCTCACAGAACTTGACTATCTGGTTCTTTTGGTCTGTTCCAACTTTCTGCATATGAGTAATTTTTTCCAAGCCTTCTTGGATTGTTTGTCTTAAAGAAGATTTTTGGAGCTCAGATTGTTTCTCGATCATCTCCAGTTCGATCACCCGATCTCTCAGATTCATGATGAAAGTGAGCTCTTCGACTATTAAATGCGCGTCGTCCTTGAGACTGCTCATCTGATTATTCTCAGCCATTAGTCCACCTGTGTGTCCGTCGCGTTGAATTAGTgtactaagtgtgtgtgtccgtcggATTGTACTCGTGTACAAAGCGTGTGTGTCCGCTGTGTTGAACGTCGTGTAACTGAGCGTTCAAAGCAAAAGGGGCAGGTTCTAAGATGAGGTTCTTTGCCAGTTGAACATCAATACAAACGGGGACAATGACGTCTTGGTTGCCATGTGAACATCAACGCGAAAGGGGCGGGGCCTTAGATGACTTGTTGGTTACCAGGTGAACCGCAATGAAAATGGGCGTGGCTTAAGACGACGTTCGGTTGGCAGTTGAACGTCTAAACTAAAGGGGCGTGGCCTAAGATTACGTTTATCCCCCTGAAACCGTTAAAATTTTCCGCCATTGTTTCTGCTCCGCATCAAACGTGGAAGACATAGCgactctgtacttgttgtggaagtcctacTAACGTCGGACTCGTGTTTGTGTACTAAATAGCATCCGTTGGCGCAGACAATTCTACAGAAACAGCGTCTTGATGAGTGCCGCATCTAGCGGTACATGGTGCGAGCCGTTGCCCAGTTTGAAAGCTCGTTGGCTCGGATCGGGCACCGGACTTCGCCGCCTTCGCATCATACTTCCACGCCGAGGGGAACTGTCCGGTGAAGAGACGTCGTGTGCATAAGCACACCCAAACACACGTTATCATTGAGCAAACGTCCTGAATATTACTTAACATTAAGTATCAGTGTGTCGTCAAACAATAGAATTACGTTACACTTTATTGTACTGTATCCAGTGCAGTGAAGGGATGTTGTAAAAAGGCACATATGGTTGTATGCTGTTTGTTAAAAGTGCGTCTTTACTGGACCGGTCGCAATAAAGCAGTTAAATGTATACTTAAGGTTAGTTATACGAGGATgtaggtccgtgtaccttttgatagtTTAAAGTGTtcactagctagctagctaacatcaCAACAATCATACCGTTATACCAGTTGTGGCAGAAGCTGCtgggttttacattttcattgatgATAGTAATCATTGTCCTCGGGTATATGTgcacttttttgtatttgtattcagAGCCATTGACAAAGCAGCCAGGGGTCCCTTTAACATAGTTGCATTAGATGACTTAGAGCTCCAGGAATGAGCTTATACTTTCATAAAGAAATGATTTGACATATGACATATAGATGTCCAATTAGTATCTTTTGGATGTACAGTGTGTAATATTCAGTCTTCTTGCTATTTCAGGATGCTGTTGAAGATGCTGTTTTACTGGAGCCTGCAATACAAAAGATGAAAACCTACAGGAACAAGACAAACACGTCGGAGAGTCCAGacttattttattcaataaattcaattcaatttaaaaaatgtataaatccatttcaaataaatattcagtaaaTGTATATGAATGTCTCTTAAATATTGAGTAAATAAAAGTCAATTTCACCCAAATATTCAGTCATTAAATATGACTTTTGATAAGTAAACATTAATCAATGTTCCTTGTTAAATTGATTTGGATTTACTAATTATCTCTTGTAGATTTAATTGATCTTTTCAATACATTTCAATTAtattatttgtcattttgttgCTACAATTTATTTGAGTAACCATTGGTCACATTGTTTAAAGTGTAAAGCAAAAAATCTGCATCCATCCTCTTATGCAAAGGAAATATTGATCAATACTATGATCATCTATCAGCTATGATCAGTCCGTCCATGTTTTACATGGGTTAAAACATGTAAACCATGTAATGCAATGCAATTTTGCAGTTTCATTAAAACAGGACATTGCACTGTAAATAGCTACGAGCTGTAATAGCGTGATGATACAcctgtaggagccatattcatttggtattatttcatttaatcttgctctgtgccactagggggctgtatgtgctttgtCTGTCTCAGCCGACCTCGGATCAGCCCAGTTAGGCCATTTAACCTGCCGAACAACATGCCAGCAGCTAAAGCTATGTTATCCATCTCCTGCAAAACAACGTGGCCCTCGAGGATGATTCCAATGTCTTCTGGTTTATCACTGGAATCTCTTTGTTTGAAGAGGTATATTCCTGTAGTGGTCTCCTCAATGCATTCTTGGATGAGGGACTCATCTGCTGCCtgtacaacacacaaaaaaagaaaaactgagatTACGCTGTGTgtatagtaaagtaaaatatatatatatatttagtcacTAATTTGTCTGCTATTGCTTAATAAAAAACGTCCTAGAATTAACCAAAGCTCAGGGAAGGATAGCATTATCTTAATTAATTTTCTATgcaatattattcattttaaaagctgGAAATACCTGGCAATATTATTGTATTTACTTGTAAATGTCTAAACCAAATGGTAATTCACACATGCAGCGACCCATTTAACCcatataaaacatataaaaaTCACTACTATCTTATCCGACAGATAAAATATGAGAGATAACATCTTGATATACTACACCTAAGCAGTCATACTCACCGCATACTCTCTCACAATATTTTCTGGGTTTTCATTGAGGTACGCAGAGTGCCTTCAGGACACATTCTCTCCCAAATCAATATCACCCAAGTCAAGctggacaaacaaaacaagttgTTTGATAGAGCCCTGTTATCCTGTCAATCAAACGTTACCCTCCTCTCCCAGGGAGAATATACTTACTTCAACCATGTTCACCAGGTGCCATGATGGTCTCTAGGCGTCGTCGTTGAAACCTTGATTATTTGACTGTGATAGGCAGTTATGTGTTGAATAAAATCACAATCATATGCTGTTagatatgaaatatgaaaagaagGCTTCCACATGCTTGGGTTTTAAACAGCTGACTTGTATACTCTAGGTGAGGGGTGGGCAAACTGTTTGACTCGcggggccacaatgggttctaaaatctGACAaagggccaggaacaaatgaaCGGAGTGTTTCATGACCAGTTTCTCAGAACTTATCTGCTGCCCGACCGCCTGCCGAAAAGCCCTGAGCTTTCAAGCAGGTCGTTAgcctttagcctgctaacagttagctaaactaaGAAAGTGCCATTCAAACTCGCCGAAGCGCAAAATAGCAGTCGTGGTCCGTAGTCGGTGCACTAGAAACACCGCTAATGTAACCGAGCATTCGTGGACGATACACTCATGAAACATTAATGAGCTCATTTCCCCATGTGGGATTTAACTACACCGCTAGCTTTGCATTGCtgcattttaaatattacagctgtaaagaacaaaaaaaaccatgaCAACAGTGGACGGGCTTTCCACAGAAGGATGCTGGTCCAGCAGATTGAATGTGCTGTGTGTAAATGTGGCTTTAGTATTCGTTTCATAAACTGGACTGAAACTTTTACGCTTCTTTTATGGTTTCAGTTGGTACAGAGAGAGTCGGCACGCTGCCTTTTTCTGATCACTCCACCTATTTTGTTGTGTCGCTCAGACAGAGAAATTCCCTTGTGAGGTCACTATAGTGAAATGGAATAAAAGCTTATTTTCGGTGTGTCTGTTTACTCAACTTCTTTCATTCTCTACATTGTCCAACGA
This genomic interval from Pungitius pungitius chromosome 17, fPunPun2.1, whole genome shotgun sequence contains the following:
- the LOC119219004 gene encoding CMP-N-acetylneuraminate-beta-galactosamide-alpha-2,3-sialyltransferase 2-like; this translates as MYRLERRRTSKMNNKAHLLVFFMIITGICVFWGDEVLQYVPPQEQRSCSCDQCLFENETFPIQNLSRFPQPLLSTNYNLSEEDFNSWKRLQPGGGSISVYREKVKKIFERIPANPPVEAPRPGRCRTCALVGNSINLLGSHYGPLIDFQDYVIRINKGQTKGFEADVGNRTTHRVMYPNSASQLDNTTHPVLFAFKIQDLQWIIKNLSTQQSGQKSLFNKDLAMVLNPAFMRNIHDVWLKKKGYCPSTGFLALVLVLHICDEVHVFGFGADRNGNWSHYWERLANRRLRTGRHPGNVEYKMIEELTRHNVIKFYKGW